The genomic interval TGGTAAAATAAGTAGATTATAATTTGTGTTTTTGAGGTGAAAGTTATGAAAAGAGAAATAATAGATAACAAAGAATTTATAGTTTTTAACGATGGAAATATAAAAGTTAGATTTTCAACTGCATTAAATAATGTTAATTATAAAAAAGAAGATGAAGAGGGAAAGAAAAATTTAGAGGACTTAAAGGAAATATTTAAAGTAGACAAGGTAGTTTATGTTAACCAAACACATAGTAGTGATTTTATTGATGCAACTTTTGAAAATTTTAAAGGGGATAGAGACTGTGATTCCTTAGTTACTACGGATAAAAACACACTTATAGGAGTTTTTACAGCAGATTGTGTTCCAGTTATAGCTTATGATAAAGAGAAGGAAGTAATTGCAGCTATTCATAGTGGATGGAAAGGAACATACAATAAAATAGCTAGAAAAACTTGTGAATATATGAAAGAGAAATATGGTTGTGAAAATATTAAAGTAATAATAGGCCCTCACGTAAGACAATGTTGTTATGAAGTAAGTGAAGATTTAGTAGAGAAGTTCAGTGAAGAATTTGGGAAAGATGTATGTAATGGAAGAATGCTAAATCTTGAGAAGTGTGTAGAAATTCAGCTTAAGGGTATTGTTAAAAAAGAAAATATAACTTCTACTAGAATTTGTACTTATTGTGAAAAAGAAGTGAAGATGCATAGTTATAGACAGGATCAAGAAAAGTCAGGAAGATTATTTTCATCAATATTTATTGACTAAGGTGGATTAATAAATGAAAAAAAGGATTATTATTTTCACAACACTAATAATAACATTTTTTCTAGCAATAATGACTTCTATGTACTTAGTAATATCAAATCATAAATATTTAGAGGAATCAAAGAATGTTCTAAATGAATATAATAAGGTCATAGCTTTATTGTTAGAAAATGATAATGGAAATATTAAGAGTGAATTAGAAAGAATAGAATCAAATAATGATATGAAAAATATAAGAATAACATATATCAGTAAGGATGGAAATGTTATTTTTGATACCCATAAAAAATTAATCAATGATAATGAAAGTTATCTTAAGAGACAAGAAATAATAGAAGCCATAGAAAGTGGTTTAGGAAGCAGTGTAAGATATAGTAATGATCTTCATCAAAACATGATCTATAGTGCACTTAAACTTAAGGATGGCTCTATTGTTAGAACATCAATAGCTGTTGAAAATGCAAAAATACTAGATAGCATAAATAGTAACTATTTATTAGTAGGTGTTATATTATCCTTAGTAATTGCCTTACTTTTAACTGTTAAAATAACCAATATAATATTAAATCCACTAAAGGAATTAGAACAATTAACATCTACTATTGCAAGTGGTAACTTTCATAAAAGAGTAAAAATTAATTCTAAGGATGATGAAATTCAAAGA from Clostridium perfringens carries:
- the pgeF gene encoding peptidoglycan editing factor PgeF, whose amino-acid sequence is MKREIIDNKEFIVFNDGNIKVRFSTALNNVNYKKEDEEGKKNLEDLKEIFKVDKVVYVNQTHSSDFIDATFENFKGDRDCDSLVTTDKNTLIGVFTADCVPVIAYDKEKEVIAAIHSGWKGTYNKIARKTCEYMKEKYGCENIKVIIGPHVRQCCYEVSEDLVEKFSEEFGKDVCNGRMLNLEKCVEIQLKGIVKKENITSTRICTYCEKEVKMHSYRQDQEKSGRLFSSIFID